A single genomic interval of Pelagerythrobacter marensis harbors:
- a CDS encoding PQQ-binding-like beta-propeller repeat protein codes for MTTNSISNPGRGVTVVALAMALGACGIFGGGGDTKTTPTLGERKPVLSRIEMGARVDPALAGIAVVLPPAQTNAAWPQAGGTADKSYGHLALSDSPALAWTAEIAGGSERRRLASAPVVGGGMLFAVGTDGVVHAFDAQSGTPRWTYRMEQAGNARASAFGGGAAFHEGRVYATNGVGEVAALDARTGAEIWKVQPAGPLRGSPTIAFNSVYVMTQDNQIHALDAATGAPRWNESGSLAQAGVFGVAAPAAGQGTVIAGYSSGELVAYRYENGLVVWSDALARTSISTEVGSLTDIDADPIIDSGKVYALGQGGRMAAYELVTGQRIWELNVAGISTPAVAGEWIFALTDDARLLAIARSSGKVRWMTQLQRYRDEEDREGEIFWTGPVLAGNTLWVASSQGQIYRVSPAEGSASLFVDLKEAVSLPPIVANGTLYLLDDSGTIHAFR; via the coding sequence ATGACAACGAACAGCATTTCCAATCCGGGCCGGGGCGTCACGGTCGTCGCGCTGGCGATGGCGCTGGGCGCCTGCGGCATTTTCGGCGGCGGCGGCGACACCAAGACCACGCCGACGCTGGGCGAACGCAAGCCGGTCCTGTCGCGGATCGAGATGGGCGCCAGGGTCGATCCGGCGCTGGCCGGCATTGCCGTGGTCCTTCCCCCGGCGCAGACCAACGCCGCCTGGCCGCAGGCGGGCGGCACGGCGGACAAGTCCTACGGCCACCTCGCGCTGTCCGACAGCCCGGCGCTGGCCTGGACGGCCGAGATCGCCGGCGGGAGCGAGCGCCGGCGGCTGGCATCGGCGCCGGTGGTGGGCGGCGGAATGCTCTTTGCCGTCGGCACCGACGGGGTGGTCCACGCCTTCGACGCGCAAAGCGGCACCCCGCGCTGGACCTACCGGATGGAGCAGGCCGGCAATGCCCGCGCGTCCGCTTTCGGCGGGGGCGCGGCGTTCCACGAGGGCCGGGTCTATGCCACCAACGGCGTGGGCGAAGTCGCCGCGCTGGACGCGCGAACGGGGGCGGAGATCTGGAAAGTCCAGCCCGCCGGCCCGCTGCGCGGATCGCCGACGATCGCGTTCAATTCGGTCTACGTGATGACGCAGGACAACCAGATCCACGCGCTCGATGCCGCGACCGGCGCGCCGCGCTGGAACGAATCCGGCTCGCTGGCGCAGGCCGGCGTGTTCGGCGTGGCCGCGCCGGCGGCGGGGCAGGGCACGGTGATCGCGGGATACAGCTCGGGCGAGCTGGTCGCCTATCGCTACGAAAACGGCCTCGTCGTCTGGTCCGACGCGCTGGCGCGAACCTCGATCTCGACCGAGGTCGGCTCGCTGACCGACATCGACGCCGACCCGATCATCGATTCGGGCAAAGTCTACGCCCTGGGCCAGGGCGGCCGCATGGCGGCTTACGAACTGGTCACCGGCCAGCGGATCTGGGAACTGAACGTCGCGGGCATTTCCACCCCTGCGGTCGCGGGCGAATGGATCTTCGCGCTGACCGACGATGCGCGCCTTCTCGCGATCGCCCGCTCGTCGGGCAAAGTCCGCTGGATGACCCAGCTCCAGCGCTATCGCGACGAGGAGGATCGCGAGGGCGAGATCTTCTGGACCGGGCCGGTCCTGGCGGGCAACACCCTGTGGGTGGCCAGCAGCCAGGGGCAGATCTATCGCGTCAGCCCTGCCGAAGGGTCGGCCAGCCTGTTCGTCGATCTGAAGGAAGCGGTGTCGCTGCCCCCGATCGTCGCCAACGGGACGCTCTATCTGCTCGACGATTCGGGCACGATCCACGCCTTCCGCTGA
- a CDS encoding tetratricopeptide repeat protein, translating into MALNLPSKQNPERRRAAEEDVLVREVDDAVRQDQYAQFAQRYGKLLIGVFVLGLAAFGGYLFWDGRQEAAMERQSETLVAALDQVQAGNLDGAVERLAPLEGEAGGAAIQAALIEAGAAMEQGRAEDAAAIYARIAANDDAPQLLRDLATVRQVAATFDTIAPAEAIERLEPLAVPGKPFFASAGELVAMAYLEQGKEREAGTLLATIAKDDSLPEGLRSRARQMAGALGVDAIEDVDAVLEEMRTPAGGDRQAQ; encoded by the coding sequence TTGGCCCTCAACCTCCCATCCAAGCAGAATCCCGAACGGCGCCGCGCCGCCGAAGAAGACGTGCTGGTGCGCGAAGTCGACGATGCCGTGCGGCAGGACCAGTATGCGCAGTTCGCCCAGCGTTACGGCAAGCTGCTGATCGGCGTGTTCGTGCTCGGCCTGGCGGCGTTCGGCGGCTACCTGTTCTGGGACGGCCGGCAGGAAGCGGCGATGGAGCGGCAATCCGAAACGCTGGTCGCCGCGCTCGACCAGGTTCAGGCGGGCAATCTCGACGGGGCGGTCGAAAGGCTCGCGCCGCTGGAGGGCGAAGCCGGCGGCGCGGCGATCCAGGCCGCGCTGATCGAAGCTGGCGCCGCGATGGAGCAGGGGCGGGCCGAGGATGCCGCGGCGATCTACGCACGGATCGCGGCCAACGACGACGCGCCGCAATTGCTGCGCGATCTGGCCACGGTGCGCCAGGTGGCGGCGACGTTCGACACGATCGCACCGGCCGAGGCGATCGAGCGGCTGGAACCGCTGGCGGTTCCGGGCAAGCCGTTCTTCGCCAGCGCGGGGGAACTGGTGGCGATGGCCTATCTCGAACAGGGCAAGGAGCGCGAGGCGGGCACGCTGCTGGCGACGATCGCCAAGGACGACAGCCTGCCCGAAGGTCTGCGTTCGCGGGCTCGGCAGATGGCCGGTGCGCTAGGCGTCGACGCGATCGAGGATGTCGATGCCGTGCTCGAAGAAATGCGCACGCCCGCGGGCGGCGATCGGCAGGCGCAATAG
- a CDS encoding glycosyltransferase, with translation MSGRTGGKPRILHLHSTFSAGGKELRTVRLINAFGAKAAHAIVSAEPERMEAARYIARQVAVGYPRDFPTLQGKPTPGRLQRLARAMRGYDLVLTYNWGAMNAVLAHTVFKDVFALPPLIHHEDGFNEDERERLKSTRNWFRKIALGRSNGLVVPSETLERIALEVWEQPIGRVKHIPNGIDTRAFARRPKPDALRGVIKRKGEFWVGTLAGLRPVKNLPRLVRAFRGLPDDWHLVIVGEGPERDAIRAEADEYDIGHRVHLPGFAPDPARYVGLFDIFALSSDSEQFPISVVEAMAAGLPVAAPAVGDLAAMVADANAPLIGPAGDEAALTGNLARLAGDAALRADVGQANRAKAREAFDEKPMIATYRRLYSSALGGKGLG, from the coding sequence ATGAGCGGGCGCACGGGCGGCAAGCCGCGCATCCTGCATCTGCACTCGACGTTCTCGGCCGGGGGCAAGGAACTGCGCACCGTGCGCCTGATCAACGCCTTCGGCGCGAAGGCCGCGCACGCGATCGTTTCGGCGGAGCCGGAGCGGATGGAGGCCGCGCGATATATCGCGCGCCAGGTGGCGGTCGGTTACCCGCGCGATTTTCCCACGCTCCAGGGCAAGCCGACCCCCGGCCGCCTGCAACGCCTGGCCAGGGCGATGCGGGGATACGACCTGGTCCTGACCTACAACTGGGGCGCGATGAACGCGGTGCTGGCGCACACCGTGTTCAAGGACGTGTTCGCCCTGCCCCCGCTGATCCATCACGAGGACGGCTTCAACGAGGACGAGCGCGAGCGGTTGAAGTCTACGCGCAACTGGTTCCGCAAGATCGCGCTCGGCCGCTCCAACGGGCTGGTCGTGCCGTCCGAAACGCTCGAACGCATCGCGCTGGAGGTGTGGGAGCAGCCGATCGGGCGGGTCAAGCACATCCCCAACGGGATCGACACCCGCGCCTTCGCCAGGCGGCCGAAGCCCGATGCCCTGCGCGGGGTGATCAAGCGCAAGGGCGAATTCTGGGTCGGCACGCTCGCCGGCCTGCGCCCGGTCAAGAACCTGCCCCGGCTGGTGCGCGCCTTTCGCGGCCTGCCCGACGACTGGCACCTGGTGATCGTGGGCGAGGGGCCGGAACGCGACGCGATTCGGGCCGAGGCGGACGAATACGACATCGGCCACAGGGTCCACCTGCCCGGCTTCGCGCCCGATCCCGCGCGCTACGTCGGCCTGTTCGACATTTTCGCGCTGTCTTCCGACAGCGAGCAGTTCCCGATCTCGGTGGTCGAGGCGATGGCCGCCGGGCTGCCCGTCGCCGCGCCGGCAGTCGGTGATCTCGCCGCGATGGTGGCCGATGCGAATGCGCCGCTGATCGGCCCCGCGGGCGACGAGGCCGCGCTGACCGGCAATCTTGCGCGGCTGGCGGGCGATGCCGCCCTGCGCGCCGATGTGGGGCAGGCGAACCGCGCGAAGGCGCGCGAAGCGTTCGACGAGAAGCCGATGATTGCCACCTATCGCCGGCTCTATTCCTCCGCCCTGGGCGGCAAGGGGCTGGGGTGA
- a CDS encoding alpha/beta hydrolase: MGTGFTDRFWDSPDGLKLHYRDYAGRADRAPVFCLHGLTRNARDFAMLAERLAGGRRVIVPEMRGRGESEYARDASSYTPATYVADVEALLAQEGIERFVAVGTSLGGLMTMLLAAADPGRIAGAVLNDIGPEVETGGLARIGEYVGQGRNFPTWMHAARALEEVHAAAHPGFGTEDWIAMAKRGMAVQPNGRIAFDYDMNIAEPFQAGEGAAPPDLWPAFEALGSAPLLIVRGALSDLFSAATAQAMVARHGDAELVTVPDVGHAPLLDEPEALAAIDRLMARAA; this comes from the coding sequence ATGGGCACTGGATTTACCGACCGCTTCTGGGACAGCCCGGACGGCCTGAAGCTGCATTACCGCGACTATGCCGGGCGGGCCGATCGCGCGCCGGTGTTCTGCCTGCACGGGCTGACCCGCAACGCGCGCGATTTCGCCATGCTGGCCGAACGTCTGGCGGGAGGGCGGCGCGTGATCGTGCCGGAAATGCGCGGGCGGGGCGAAAGCGAATATGCGCGCGATGCGTCCAGCTATACCCCCGCGACTTATGTCGCCGATGTCGAAGCGCTGCTGGCGCAAGAGGGGATAGAGCGCTTCGTCGCCGTCGGCACCTCGCTGGGCGGGTTGATGACGATGCTGCTGGCTGCCGCCGACCCGGGGCGGATCGCGGGCGCGGTGCTCAACGACATCGGGCCGGAAGTGGAAACCGGCGGACTTGCCCGGATCGGCGAATACGTGGGCCAGGGGCGCAATTTCCCCACCTGGATGCACGCCGCCCGCGCGCTGGAGGAAGTCCACGCTGCGGCCCATCCCGGCTTCGGCACCGAAGACTGGATCGCGATGGCCAAGCGGGGCATGGCGGTGCAGCCCAACGGGCGGATCGCGTTCGATTACGACATGAACATCGCGGAACCGTTCCAGGCCGGCGAGGGCGCGGCGCCGCCCGACTTGTGGCCGGCGTTCGAGGCGCTGGGGTCCGCGCCGCTGCTGATCGTGCGCGGCGCGCTGTCGGACCTGTTTTCCGCTGCGACCGCGCAGGCGATGGTCGCGCGGCACGGCGATGCCGAACTGGTCACCGTCCCCGATGTCGGCCATGCGCCCCTGCTCGACGAACCCGAGGCGCTGGCGGCAATCGACCGGCTGATGGCCCGCGCGGCATGA
- a CDS encoding protein adenylyltransferase SelO family protein has protein sequence MSQEPQASPYRPDPAIAPLAGWIADAVEPARFPQAAIRFRNRRWDRAIGLDDRDDDRWAAHFARFDPLPGNLPQPLALRYHGHQFRVYNPEIGDGRGFLFAQLRDGADRLLDLGTKGSGQTPYSRMGDGRLTLKGAVREIMATEMLEALGVYTSKTLSVIETGEELVRSDEPSPTRSAVMVRLSHGHIRIGTFQRLLALEEGEHMAQLVDYCLAQFPGSPPPDDAPGRDEPAVILMHQAVERMADLAAAWMVAGFVHGVLNTDNMNITGESFDYGPWRWLPAWDPGFTAAYFDHGGLYAFGRQPEAVHWNLGQLAVALRLLADAPPLIAALERFGPLYMAAVARRWCWRLGVEPMGEERDGNLVAACERAMRESGEQPDRFFHRHRGGRAAEGDLAAALEGYRPVPGSHPYWDEDAPQTMLIEEVEAIWSAIDRSDDWQPLDAKIAAVRRMGEAHGAPPPPAGH, from the coding sequence ATGAGCCAGGAACCGCAAGCGTCGCCCTATCGCCCCGATCCGGCCATCGCCCCGCTCGCCGGATGGATCGCGGACGCGGTCGAGCCGGCGCGGTTCCCGCAGGCCGCGATCCGCTTCCGCAACCGCCGCTGGGATCGGGCGATCGGCCTGGACGATCGGGACGACGATCGCTGGGCCGCCCATTTCGCGCGGTTCGATCCGCTGCCCGGAAACCTGCCGCAGCCGCTCGCCCTGCGCTATCACGGGCACCAGTTCCGGGTCTACAATCCCGAGATCGGCGACGGGCGCGGGTTCCTCTTCGCCCAGCTGCGCGACGGGGCGGATCGCCTGCTCGATCTCGGCACCAAGGGTTCGGGGCAGACGCCCTACAGCCGCATGGGCGACGGGCGGCTGACGCTGAAGGGCGCGGTGCGCGAGATCATGGCGACCGAAATGCTGGAGGCGCTGGGCGTCTACACCTCCAAGACGCTCTCCGTGATCGAGACCGGGGAGGAGCTGGTGCGCAGCGACGAGCCTTCGCCCACCCGCTCCGCCGTGATGGTCCGCCTCAGCCATGGCCATATCCGCATCGGCACCTTCCAGCGGCTGCTCGCGCTGGAAGAGGGGGAGCACATGGCGCAACTGGTCGACTATTGCCTCGCGCAGTTTCCCGGCTCGCCGCCGCCGGACGATGCGCCGGGCCGCGACGAGCCGGCCGTGATCCTGATGCATCAGGCGGTGGAGCGCATGGCCGATCTTGCCGCGGCATGGATGGTCGCGGGGTTCGTCCACGGCGTGCTCAACACCGACAACATGAACATCACCGGCGAAAGCTTCGACTACGGCCCCTGGCGCTGGCTGCCCGCCTGGGACCCGGGCTTTACTGCCGCCTATTTCGACCATGGCGGGCTCTATGCCTTCGGCCGGCAGCCCGAAGCGGTGCACTGGAACCTGGGGCAGCTCGCGGTCGCGCTGCGCCTGCTGGCCGATGCGCCGCCGCTGATCGCCGCGCTCGAGCGGTTCGGGCCGCTCTACATGGCGGCGGTGGCGCGGCGCTGGTGCTGGCGGCTGGGGGTCGAGCCGATGGGCGAGGAGCGTGACGGGAACCTGGTCGCCGCCTGCGAACGGGCGATGCGCGAAAGCGGCGAGCAGCCGGACCGCTTCTTCCACCGCCACCGTGGCGGGCGAGCGGCCGAAGGCGATCTCGCCGCCGCGCTGGAAGGTTACCGCCCCGTGCCGGGCAGCCACCCCTATTGGGACGAAGACGCGCCCCAGACGATGCTGATCGAGGAAGTCGAGGCGATCTGGTCGGCGATCGACCGGAGCGACGACTGGCAGCCGCTCGATGCCAAGATCGCGGCGGTCCGCCGTATGGGGGAGGCGCACGGCGCCCCGCCCCCGCCGGCGGGGCACTGA
- the astD gene encoding succinylglutamate-semialdehyde dehydrogenase: MSSDIVSFEPATGGELWRSPAGDVDAAVERARRAWPEWAAQPLATRIELCRRFANEVRKQADAFAELIARETGKPLWEAHTEVETVIKKVDISVTAYAERTGQKKLDSALQGTAAVRHKPHGVMAVLGPYNFPAHLPNGHIVPALIAGNVVVFKPSEKTPAVGEFLVECFHRAGITDAVVQLLVGGPDEGKALVAHRGVDGVLFTGSAQAGIAINRKLATSPGKIVALEMGGNNPIVAMDTPKVSDAATLVIQSAFTSAGQRCTAARRLIVKDSMYDALVGEVKALASRIVVDEPFADPAPFMGPVIDNQAADQLMESFLYLLSNGGKAIRHMTRPDDDLPFLSPAIIDTTAMAERPDVELFGPLLQVIRVADLDEGIAEANNTRFGLSASLIGGTPQDYNRFWANIRAGIVNWNRPTNGASSAAPFGGIGLSGNHRPAAYYAADYCAYPVASTEMDQPRASPGVGFRDA, encoded by the coding sequence GTGAGCAGTGACATCGTTTCGTTCGAGCCCGCGACGGGCGGGGAATTGTGGCGCAGCCCCGCAGGCGACGTCGACGCCGCGGTCGAGCGCGCCCGCCGCGCCTGGCCGGAATGGGCGGCGCAACCGCTTGCGACCCGGATCGAGCTGTGCCGGCGCTTCGCCAACGAAGTGCGCAAGCAGGCGGACGCTTTCGCCGAACTGATCGCGCGCGAAACCGGCAAGCCGCTGTGGGAAGCCCACACCGAAGTCGAAACGGTCATCAAGAAAGTGGACATCTCGGTCACCGCCTATGCGGAGCGGACCGGGCAGAAGAAGCTCGACAGCGCCTTGCAGGGCACGGCCGCCGTCCGGCACAAGCCGCACGGGGTCATGGCCGTGCTCGGCCCCTACAACTTCCCCGCGCACCTGCCCAACGGTCACATCGTTCCGGCGCTGATCGCGGGCAACGTGGTGGTCTTCAAGCCGAGCGAGAAGACGCCCGCCGTGGGCGAGTTTCTGGTCGAATGTTTCCACCGCGCCGGGATTACCGACGCTGTCGTGCAATTGCTGGTCGGCGGGCCGGACGAAGGCAAGGCGCTGGTCGCCCACCGCGGGGTCGACGGGGTGCTGTTCACCGGATCGGCCCAGGCCGGCATCGCGATCAACCGCAAGCTGGCGACCAGCCCGGGCAAGATCGTGGCGCTGGAAATGGGCGGCAACAACCCGATCGTGGCGATGGATACGCCGAAAGTGTCCGACGCGGCCACGCTGGTGATCCAGTCGGCCTTCACCTCCGCCGGACAGCGCTGCACCGCGGCGCGGCGGCTGATCGTGAAGGACAGCATGTACGATGCGCTGGTAGGCGAGGTGAAGGCGCTGGCGAGCCGCATCGTGGTCGACGAACCCTTTGCCGACCCCGCGCCCTTCATGGGCCCGGTGATCGACAACCAGGCGGCCGACCAGCTGATGGAAAGCTTCCTCTATCTGCTGTCGAACGGGGGCAAGGCGATTCGCCACATGACCCGGCCCGACGACGACCTGCCGTTCCTGTCGCCCGCGATCATCGACACGACCGCGATGGCCGAGCGCCCCGACGTCGAACTGTTCGGCCCGCTCCTGCAAGTGATCCGCGTCGCCGACCTCGACGAGGGGATAGCGGAGGCGAACAATACCCGGTTCGGCCTCTCCGCTTCGCTGATCGGGGGCACGCCGCAGGATTACAACCGGTTCTGGGCCAATATCCGCGCCGGGATCGTCAACTGGAACCGGCCCACGAACGGCGCCTCCTCCGCCGCGCCGTTCGGCGGGATCGGCCTGTCGGGCAACCACCGCCCGGCGGCTTACTACGCCGCCGACTACTGCGCCTATCCGGTCGCGAGCACCGAGATGGATCAGCCGCGCGCCAGCCCGGGCGTGGGCTTCAGGGACGCCTGA
- a CDS encoding PA0069 family radical SAM protein produces MDRRLEPELEPEIGGRGAQSSAVPTRFGLATREADGDWRDHVESLDGPPVKLRTTVTEENPRTILTFNRSPDIAFDRSINAYRGCEHGCIYCFARPTHAYHDLSPGLDFETRLFAKPAAAELLRATLAKPAYRPRPIAMGTNTDPYQPIERRYRITRQVLEVCLDARHPVTITTKSDRVIDDLDLLVQLARRRLVAVAVSVTTLDPKLSGKLEPRAAAPAKRLAALGKLVDAGVPAHCSVAPIIPAITDAFMEEIVARAAALGVRSAGWIPLRLPHEVAPLFREWLSVHFPERGDKVMSIVRSIRAKDGQGRDNDPDFFSRMKPSGVWADLFRARFRLACKRAGIGKTRFELDCSQFRRPEVGGQMRLL; encoded by the coding sequence ATGGATCGACGCCTCGAACCCGAACTCGAACCCGAAATCGGCGGCCGCGGTGCGCAGTCGAGCGCGGTTCCGACGCGATTCGGCCTGGCCACGCGCGAGGCCGATGGCGACTGGCGCGATCACGTCGAATCGCTGGACGGTCCGCCGGTCAAGCTGCGGACCACGGTGACCGAGGAAAATCCCAGGACGATCCTCACCTTCAATCGCTCGCCCGACATTGCATTCGACCGCTCGATCAACGCCTATCGCGGGTGCGAGCATGGCTGCATCTACTGTTTCGCGCGCCCCACCCATGCCTATCACGATCTCTCCCCCGGGCTCGATTTCGAGACGCGGCTGTTTGCCAAGCCCGCCGCGGCGGAGCTGCTGCGCGCGACGCTGGCCAAGCCCGCCTATCGCCCGCGCCCGATCGCGATGGGCACCAACACCGACCCCTACCAACCGATAGAGCGCCGCTATCGCATTACCCGCCAGGTGCTGGAGGTCTGCCTCGACGCGCGGCATCCGGTCACCATCACGACCAAGTCCGACCGGGTGATCGACGATCTCGATCTTCTCGTGCAGCTTGCGCGGCGGCGGCTGGTGGCGGTGGCGGTTTCGGTGACGACGCTCGACCCGAAGCTGTCGGGCAAGCTCGAACCGCGCGCGGCCGCCCCGGCCAAACGGCTGGCGGCGCTGGGCAAACTGGTCGACGCCGGGGTTCCCGCGCACTGCTCGGTCGCCCCGATCATCCCGGCCATTACCGATGCCTTCATGGAAGAGATCGTGGCGCGCGCCGCCGCCCTCGGCGTGCGTTCGGCCGGGTGGATTCCGCTGCGCCTGCCGCACGAGGTGGCGCCGCTGTTTCGCGAATGGCTCTCGGTCCATTTCCCCGAACGGGGGGACAAGGTCATGTCCATCGTGCGTTCGATCCGCGCCAAAGACGGACAGGGGCGCGACAACGATCCCGACTTCTTCAGCCGGATGAAGCCGAGCGGCGTCTGGGCCGACCTCTTCCGCGCCCGCTTCCGCCTCGCCTGCAAGCGCGCCGGCATCGGCAAGACGCGGTTCGAACTGGACTGCTCGCAATTCCGCCGGCCCGAAGTCGGCGGACAGATGCGATTGCTCTGA
- a CDS encoding RES family NAD+ phosphorylase, producing the protein MDAETCLTDRFPPVPTEELVRLIAEFDAADEDARAATIAHLVAHHPIIAHDWGQAARYRRARVLDPGDSVDTVEELIWRKGQRQAPGRANPEGFAVLYLADRRDTALSEVRADDDDVVLSDFSIRPGQSVQVAPIGEWIQAYRTGTAFLAPQDALKLTDSLAACPPQEARAILMADAFLLDCLTSRDDDYVTSSQVALALFGRHPTIDAIAYPSRRHLGGVCFAVRTERVWKKWGLFSARRSRARHLAMGMYDLDRVLHVSGVTPEGRLHWSAEHDPRPNTAVQLDPLWIPHGEESEG; encoded by the coding sequence ATGGATGCCGAAACGTGCCTGACCGACAGGTTCCCGCCCGTTCCCACCGAAGAGCTTGTGAGGCTGATCGCCGAATTCGATGCCGCGGACGAGGATGCGCGCGCGGCGACGATCGCCCATCTCGTCGCGCATCACCCGATCATCGCGCATGACTGGGGCCAGGCCGCGCGCTATCGCCGGGCGCGCGTGCTCGATCCCGGCGATAGCGTCGACACGGTCGAGGAACTGATCTGGCGCAAGGGGCAGCGGCAGGCGCCGGGCCGGGCCAATCCCGAAGGGTTCGCGGTGCTCTATCTCGCCGACCGGCGCGACACCGCGCTGTCCGAAGTGCGCGCGGACGACGACGATGTCGTCCTGTCGGATTTCAGCATCCGCCCCGGCCAATCGGTGCAGGTGGCGCCGATCGGCGAGTGGATACAGGCCTATCGCACCGGCACCGCGTTCCTGGCGCCGCAGGATGCGCTGAAGCTGACCGATTCGCTCGCCGCCTGCCCGCCTCAGGAGGCGCGGGCGATCCTGATGGCCGATGCCTTCCTGCTCGATTGCCTGACCAGCCGCGACGACGATTACGTCACCAGTTCGCAGGTCGCGCTCGCGCTGTTCGGCCGCCACCCGACGATCGACGCCATCGCCTATCCCAGCCGCCGGCACCTGGGCGGCGTATGCTTCGCCGTGCGGACGGAGCGGGTGTGGAAGAAATGGGGGCTGTTTTCCGCCCGCCGATCGCGCGCGCGGCACCTCGCGATGGGAATGTACGATCTCGATCGGGTTCTGCATGTCTCCGGCGTGACCCCGGAAGGGCGGCTCCACTGGTCGGCCGAGCACGACCCGCGCCCGAACACGGCGGTCCAGCTCGACCCGCTGTGGATCCCCCATGGCGAGGAATCCGAAGGTTAG
- a CDS encoding DUF1330 domain-containing protein: MTVYIDPSRANFDAFKALPRDEPIHMLNLLLYRDLAEYPAGHEHAGKGWTGRRAYEEYGRTSGPIFRRVGGSIVWRGVFQTMVTGPDDRRWHDGFVAQYPNSAGFFEMIKDPEYQKAVVNRTAALVDSRLVRFKPGEGGDGFG; encoded by the coding sequence ATGACCGTTTATATCGACCCGAGCCGCGCCAATTTCGATGCCTTCAAGGCCCTGCCGCGCGACGAGCCGATCCATATGCTCAACCTGCTGCTCTATCGCGATCTCGCGGAATATCCGGCAGGGCACGAACATGCCGGCAAAGGCTGGACGGGGCGCCGCGCTTACGAGGAATACGGCCGCACCAGCGGGCCGATTTTCCGCCGCGTGGGCGGCAGTATCGTCTGGCGCGGCGTGTTCCAGACGATGGTGACCGGGCCGGACGATCGCCGCTGGCACGACGGCTTCGTCGCGCAATACCCCAACAGCGCGGGGTTCTTCGAGATGATCAAGGATCCCGAATACCAGAAGGCGGTCGTCAACCGCACCGCCGCCCTGGTGGACAGCCGCCTTGTGCGCTTCAAGCCGGGCGAGGGCGGCGACGGCTTCGGCTGA